A portion of the Streptomyces sp. NBC_00376 genome contains these proteins:
- a CDS encoding CHAT domain-containing protein — protein MSEDPTPRSVPDPAAAVRRRIVLFRESGDPRHLTDPEAEDEHAAAVAATVRGGRAGKPELDVTAAAESALFRFWRGVASGTTAGQVEADNAIGFFLGLRQTAPELVPAEVAEMVGILATDGSRRLRWAVESADRLLSLSDGTDLSPLDLAIDRIVWALRTAPEDPAGRILALGRLGQAYHERHRASRDVADARNVVAARREAVGLSSPGRDRARRLSLLADSLLVVHERTGERACLEEAIRALEDSVAGTPPGDQFLWLRYQRLGRSHRHLAEATDSIADFDSAVRWGRLACVTADSSDTDYGSALAALDKSLRARHAKSRDRADLDEAVALWRTTLDSIPGDDARRADFLVDLGDALHRRFDSAGDPADLEESVRTCEAAVREAPEGSASWVRALSDLCYRLRRRFEHGGDVADLWESVRVGRLSVASTSLGEGEDGIITYSNLLNAAVACYDSGRELPYLDEAIELWAAVLTATPPDHAERGLRLVGRLDALERRFEHTGERADLDRVFGAARACLAAARPEFGQMAGTLLRVAVRLDTRADEADRSVNIGLELDNVRFSMRSRSTTELDAMDTLVDLARALVPSTEADEADRAIRRGCLAMALATRFRVTGSAADGAESIDVLREMVAAAEPDDPQYSTYLSNLGDTLVSRFLRDGDATDLDAAIEAHEQAFRTVLPTAPDRADHLPRLALALRLRYDDRRNPDDLEHVVAVIRDAVSEGHPAPDCRPASLSELAKVLEWRFHHTMDPADLDAAVAAGREAADLDAANEDRSVSVLSRLASALFARYEKTGNAPDLDEAISTLGTALAEMPDGDRGRPSVLHNHAVFVQARAILTGSSADFDRSVIELREVTGARSSGASSRARDFYSLGMALRVRHAHLGDDLDMHAAVEALRAALRYAAGDPVTRSIAAVGLANALTQVFHRTGDRSVLNEAITLAVEAEREFPEHGDFVSRPLSTLSWLLRMRVDLAGDPDPADVAEMLRVSKRMIDAVHPGSSDYGLFLRNRAVALTTAARARRDVTLLDQAVATARRAVEVTGAGDARRGEWLWSLGRILEQRHSVTGKRADLEATLSCWREAARDPYGDPDMAMQCAVHAARLAAQEGDVDGAVVDYGLAVRRLPTVAWHGMRTGVRSETLRRWSGLASEAAGAAIAAGQLSTAVKMLEQSRSVIWTQALHLRSDLSDLAGSHPELATRLTTLRTRLDTFAPAGERFPVGELTSIGEFSPVGELSPAGERHQLIGPAGGVRSGVRGTEFSTEAGERRRDLAREWDETVERVRQVEGFEHFLGPTPYAELKNAATDGPVVVVNVSRYGCHALIVRHDTPAPEVVALPSVSIRDVSGKVSDLLSATGAQADPSVSFLARERARHTSHDVLGWLWDSIVGPILARLGHDARPRSGRTGAAPPRLWWCPVGLLSMLPLHAAGHHPRHRSATGSGGAWTADLVVSSYTPTLAALSRSRVRRSEPAVRRHLAIALPETPGLATLPAVADELAGLRRYAANATEVVSLVGTAATRRAVLDELPHCDRIHFACHAAQDPSDPAASAFSLGDGPLSIADIADLDLAHAELAYLSACQTATGVPDLADEAIHLAAAMQLTGFRHIVATSWPVGDASAAVVSDHFYRELTSTDSGTEPAVALHRAVRALRDSDPTEPVKWASYAHFGS, from the coding sequence ATGTCAGAGGATCCAACGCCCCGTTCCGTGCCGGACCCGGCCGCGGCCGTCCGCCGGAGAATCGTCCTCTTCCGGGAGTCGGGGGATCCTCGGCACCTGACCGATCCGGAGGCCGAGGACGAGCACGCGGCGGCCGTGGCCGCCACGGTCCGCGGCGGCCGTGCCGGGAAGCCGGAGCTCGACGTGACGGCGGCGGCGGAGTCGGCCCTGTTCCGCTTCTGGCGAGGCGTGGCGTCCGGTACCACCGCCGGGCAGGTCGAAGCCGACAACGCCATCGGGTTCTTCCTCGGGCTGCGGCAGACCGCGCCGGAACTGGTCCCCGCCGAGGTGGCGGAAATGGTCGGGATCCTCGCGACGGACGGAAGCCGTCGCCTGCGCTGGGCGGTCGAGTCCGCCGACAGGTTGCTTTCCCTCTCGGACGGCACCGACCTCAGTCCCCTTGACCTGGCGATCGATCGCATCGTGTGGGCTCTTCGCACGGCGCCCGAGGACCCCGCGGGCCGGATCCTCGCCCTCGGGCGTCTGGGACAGGCGTACCACGAGCGTCATCGGGCCTCCAGGGACGTGGCGGACGCGCGGAACGTCGTGGCGGCTCGTCGGGAGGCCGTCGGCCTCTCGTCGCCTGGAAGGGACCGGGCACGCAGGCTGTCGCTGCTGGCCGATTCGCTGCTGGTCGTACACGAACGGACCGGCGAGAGGGCATGCCTCGAGGAGGCCATTCGGGCACTGGAGGATTCGGTCGCCGGCACACCGCCCGGCGACCAGTTCCTCTGGCTGCGGTATCAGCGGCTCGGGCGCTCGCACCGGCATCTGGCCGAGGCAACGGACTCCATCGCCGACTTCGACTCGGCCGTGCGGTGGGGACGGCTCGCCTGCGTCACGGCCGACAGTTCCGACACGGACTACGGGTCCGCTCTGGCGGCGCTCGACAAGAGCCTCCGTGCCCGGCACGCGAAGTCCCGGGATCGGGCCGATCTCGACGAAGCGGTCGCCCTGTGGCGGACGACGCTCGACAGCATTCCGGGGGACGACGCCCGGAGAGCCGACTTCCTCGTGGATCTCGGCGACGCCCTGCACCGTCGGTTCGACAGCGCGGGCGACCCGGCCGATCTGGAGGAGAGCGTCCGTACGTGCGAGGCCGCGGTCCGCGAGGCGCCGGAAGGCAGCGCCTCGTGGGTCCGGGCCCTGTCCGATCTCTGCTATCGGCTGCGCCGCAGGTTCGAACACGGTGGGGACGTCGCCGATCTGTGGGAGTCGGTCCGTGTCGGGCGTCTCTCGGTCGCGTCGACCTCCCTGGGCGAAGGCGAGGACGGGATCATCACGTACTCGAACCTCCTGAACGCGGCCGTCGCCTGTTACGACAGCGGGCGCGAACTGCCGTATCTGGACGAGGCGATCGAACTCTGGGCGGCCGTCCTCACTGCGACGCCGCCCGACCATGCGGAGCGGGGTCTGCGGCTCGTGGGCAGGCTGGATGCCCTTGAGAGGCGCTTCGAGCACACCGGGGAACGGGCCGACCTGGACCGGGTGTTCGGTGCCGCCCGTGCGTGCCTCGCCGCAGCGCGTCCCGAGTTCGGGCAGATGGCCGGGACGCTGTTGCGGGTCGCCGTACGTCTCGACACCCGGGCCGACGAGGCCGATCGCTCGGTCAACATCGGGCTCGAACTCGACAACGTCCGGTTCTCCATGCGGTCGCGCAGCACGACCGAACTCGACGCCATGGACACCCTCGTCGACCTGGCCAGAGCGCTCGTACCGAGCACCGAGGCCGATGAAGCCGACCGCGCGATCCGTCGGGGTTGCCTCGCGATGGCGCTCGCCACCCGGTTCCGGGTCACGGGCTCCGCGGCGGACGGCGCCGAGTCCATCGATGTGCTGAGGGAAATGGTCGCCGCCGCGGAACCGGACGATCCGCAGTACAGCACCTACCTGTCGAACCTCGGGGACACTCTGGTCAGCAGGTTCCTGAGGGACGGCGACGCGACCGACCTCGATGCCGCGATCGAGGCCCATGAGCAGGCGTTCCGTACCGTGCTCCCCACCGCCCCGGACCGGGCGGACCATCTGCCGAGGCTGGCCCTCGCTCTTCGGCTCCGCTACGACGACCGCCGGAACCCGGACGACCTGGAGCACGTCGTCGCCGTCATCCGCGACGCGGTGTCCGAGGGGCATCCGGCACCGGATTGCAGGCCGGCGAGTCTGAGCGAGCTGGCCAAGGTCCTTGAATGGCGGTTCCACCACACGATGGACCCGGCCGACCTGGACGCGGCGGTGGCCGCCGGGCGGGAGGCGGCGGATCTCGACGCCGCGAACGAGGACCGGTCCGTCTCCGTGCTCTCCCGCCTCGCGTCGGCACTGTTCGCCCGCTACGAGAAGACCGGCAATGCTCCCGACCTCGACGAGGCGATCTCGACCCTGGGGACGGCCCTCGCGGAAATGCCCGACGGCGACCGCGGACGCCCGTCCGTACTCCACAACCACGCCGTCTTCGTCCAGGCCAGGGCCATACTCACCGGGTCCTCGGCAGACTTCGACCGGTCCGTGATCGAGCTGCGCGAAGTGACGGGTGCGCGATCGTCCGGTGCCTCTTCGCGCGCCCGCGACTTCTACAGTCTGGGGATGGCGCTGCGGGTCCGGCACGCTCACCTCGGCGACGACCTGGACATGCATGCGGCGGTGGAAGCACTCCGGGCCGCGCTCCGGTATGCGGCCGGGGATCCGGTAACGCGGTCGATCGCCGCCGTCGGACTGGCGAACGCGCTCACTCAGGTCTTCCACCGGACCGGCGACCGCTCTGTCCTGAACGAGGCGATCACCTTGGCCGTCGAGGCGGAGCGGGAGTTCCCGGAGCACGGGGACTTCGTCAGCAGGCCGCTCTCCACCCTCTCCTGGCTCCTGCGCATGCGAGTCGATCTCGCCGGTGATCCCGACCCCGCGGATGTCGCGGAGATGCTGCGGGTCAGCAAACGGATGATCGACGCGGTTCACCCCGGCTCCTCGGATTACGGCCTTTTCCTCCGGAACCGCGCCGTGGCACTGACGACGGCCGCGCGGGCCCGGCGAGATGTGACCTTGCTGGATCAGGCGGTCGCCACCGCGAGGCGAGCCGTCGAGGTCACGGGGGCGGGAGACGCCCGCCGGGGTGAATGGCTGTGGTCACTGGGGCGCATCCTGGAGCAGCGCCACAGCGTCACCGGGAAGCGCGCCGATCTGGAGGCCACCCTTTCGTGCTGGCGCGAGGCCGCCCGGGATCCGTACGGCGACCCGGACATGGCCATGCAGTGCGCGGTCCACGCCGCCCGGCTCGCGGCGCAGGAGGGCGACGTCGACGGAGCGGTCGTGGACTACGGGCTCGCGGTCCGGCGTCTGCCCACCGTCGCCTGGCACGGGATGCGGACCGGGGTGCGCAGCGAGACCCTGCGCAGGTGGTCGGGGCTCGCCTCCGAGGCCGCGGGGGCCGCCATAGCCGCCGGGCAGCTTTCGACCGCGGTCAAAATGCTCGAACAGAGCAGGTCGGTCATCTGGACTCAGGCACTGCACCTCCGCAGTGACCTCAGCGATCTGGCCGGCTCTCACCCCGAGCTGGCCACGCGGCTCACGACGCTGCGGACCCGGCTCGACACATTCGCGCCCGCGGGCGAGCGCTTCCCGGTCGGCGAGCTCACCTCCATCGGTGAGTTCTCCCCCGTCGGCGAGCTCTCTCCGGCAGGCGAGCGGCACCAGTTGATCGGTCCGGCCGGCGGGGTCCGCAGCGGGGTCCGAGGGACGGAGTTCTCCACGGAGGCCGGCGAGCGCCGCCGGGATCTGGCCCGGGAGTGGGACGAGACTGTCGAGCGGGTCCGCCAGGTCGAAGGGTTCGAGCATTTCCTCGGGCCTACGCCGTACGCCGAGCTGAAGAACGCGGCCACGGACGGTCCGGTGGTCGTCGTGAATGTCAGCCGCTACGGATGTCATGCGCTGATCGTCCGTCATGACACGCCTGCGCCCGAGGTAGTGGCACTCCCCTCGGTCTCGATCCGCGATGTGTCCGGCAAGGTCTCGGACCTGCTGTCCGCCACCGGGGCCCAGGCCGACCCGAGCGTGTCGTTCCTGGCTCGCGAGCGGGCCCGGCACACCAGCCACGACGTCCTCGGCTGGCTGTGGGACAGCATCGTGGGGCCGATCCTGGCTCGGCTCGGGCACGACGCTCGTCCGCGTTCCGGTCGGACGGGCGCTGCGCCGCCGCGCTTGTGGTGGTGTCCGGTGGGGTTGCTCAGCATGCTGCCGCTGCACGCCGCTGGTCACCATCCCCGCCACCGGTCGGCAACGGGCTCCGGCGGTGCGTGGACCGCCGACCTGGTGGTCTCCTCCTACACGCCGACGCTGGCCGCGCTGTCCCGGAGCCGGGTCCGGCGCTCGGAGCCGGCGGTGCGGCGGCACCTGGCGATCGCGTTGCCGGAGACCCCCGGGCTGGCCACGTTGCCGGCGGTCGCCGACGAGCTGGCCGGCCTGCGTCGGTACGCGGCGAACGCGACCGAGGTGGTGAGCCTGGTCGGGACGGCCGCGACCCGGCGGGCCGTCCTCGACGAGCTCCCGCACTGCGACCGGATTCACTTCGCCTGCCACGCGGCCCAGGACCCCTCCGATCCTGCGGCGAGCGCCTTCAGTCTCGGCGACGGTCCGTTGTCGATCGCGGACATCGCGGACCTGGACCTCGCCCACGCCGAGTTGGCGTACCTGTCGGCATGCCAGACCGCCACGGGCGTACCCGACCTCGCGGACGAGGCGATCCACCTCGCGGCGGCGATGCAGCTGACCGGGTTCCGGCACATCGTCGCTACCAGCTGGCCGGTGGGTGATGCCTCGGCCGCGGTCGTGTCGGACCACTTCTACCGGGAATTGACTTCGACCGACAGCGGTACGGAGCCCGCTGTCGCGCTCCACCGAGCCGTTCGCGCACTGCGCGACAGCGATCCCACCGAACCCGTGAAGTGGGCGTCGTACGCCCACTTCGGATCGTGA
- a CDS encoding class I SAM-dependent methyltransferase, with protein MAEAYERFRPGYALELFDMVMAYAGHPVRTALGIGAGTGKATRLFARQGVTVTATDPDGAMLEELRKHVPTGVTTVQAAFEDLRPGEKCGLVYAAAALHWTASEGRWSRMAALLEPSGVFASFGGPIRLADPAVEAVVRAARAPYLESDEIPSPDGTPAECEMQWPGTELQRSEWFTDVQQKVVERRLTMSAHDYVGQLSTISAYLVLPALERELVFRQIMQVLPETVEITADVTVHLARRCYEQ; from the coding sequence ATGGCAGAAGCCTACGAACGGTTCCGTCCGGGCTATGCCCTGGAGCTTTTCGACATGGTGATGGCGTACGCGGGTCATCCGGTCCGGACCGCCCTCGGGATCGGCGCCGGGACGGGCAAGGCGACCCGCCTGTTCGCTCGGCAGGGGGTCACGGTCACAGCGACCGACCCTGACGGGGCCATGCTCGAAGAGCTTCGCAAGCACGTTCCGACAGGCGTCACGACGGTGCAGGCCGCGTTCGAGGACTTGCGGCCAGGTGAGAAGTGCGGGCTGGTCTATGCGGCAGCGGCGCTGCATTGGACGGCCTCGGAGGGCCGGTGGTCTCGCATGGCCGCCCTGCTGGAGCCGAGTGGTGTGTTCGCTTCGTTCGGCGGACCGATCCGGCTTGCTGATCCGGCGGTCGAGGCAGTTGTGCGCGCGGCGCGAGCACCGTACTTGGAGAGTGACGAGATTCCGTCACCGGACGGCACACCTGCGGAGTGCGAAATGCAGTGGCCCGGCACGGAGCTCCAGCGGTCCGAATGGTTCACCGATGTTCAACAGAAGGTGGTCGAAAGGCGCTTGACGATGAGCGCTCACGACTATGTAGGTCAACTCTCGACCATCTCTGCCTATCTCGTACTGCCAGCCTTGGAGCGAGAGCTGGTATTCAGGCAGATCATGCAGGTTCTGCCTGAGACGGTCGAGATCACCGCCGACGTCACTGTCCATCTCGCCCGTCGGTGCTACGAGCAGTAG
- a CDS encoding DUF402 domain-containing protein: MIVKCTSVLVDIRKYDGSLSARWTAVRLGEDEHGVWLGTAQGVPVRSATGGWTSRFAYVTLVPRGEWWTATFCVDPGPEIYCDVCTAPEWSPSGAVLRMVDLDLDVVRLHGGEAHVEDEDEFAEHRVSYGYPAGLISKARQTCEWLMEAGLREGNGVEPFASAYRYWLGLL; the protein is encoded by the coding sequence GTGATCGTAAAGTGCACCTCCGTGCTGGTCGACATCCGGAAATACGACGGCAGCCTGAGCGCGCGGTGGACTGCTGTCCGGCTGGGTGAAGACGAGCACGGGGTGTGGTTGGGCACGGCGCAGGGTGTCCCCGTCCGTTCGGCCACGGGCGGCTGGACGAGCCGGTTCGCCTACGTGACGTTGGTACCTCGCGGTGAATGGTGGACAGCCACGTTCTGCGTGGACCCGGGCCCCGAGATCTACTGCGACGTGTGCACGGCACCCGAGTGGAGCCCGAGCGGGGCCGTGCTGCGCATGGTGGACCTCGATCTCGATGTCGTGCGGCTCCATGGCGGCGAAGCCCATGTCGAGGACGAGGACGAGTTCGCCGAACATCGAGTGAGCTACGGCTATCCCGCAGGCCTCATCAGCAAGGCCCGGCAGACGTGCGAGTGGTTGATGGAAGCCGGCCTTCGCGAGGGGAACGGCGTCGAACCCTTCGCCTCGGCGTACCGCTACTGGCTCGGCCTCCTCTGA
- a CDS encoding glycoside hydrolase family 2 protein → MKDVTPLNEGWSLRHEDALLPARVPGCVHTDLLAAQVIPDPFIGHNETEIAWVGRRAWSYVSELHHSSEHERAELVFEGLDTAAEVVLAGESLGTTRNMHRVHRFDVTGRAGRLEVRFASAYDEADRVRALTAERPNAYPEPFQYIRKMACSFGWDWGPTVVTAGMWRPVRLEHWSTARLAEVRPLVSVDGSTGHVELRVRTERTANGTGRRLTLRATVAGTEAEIAFEGDSAVLCLNVENPAPWWPRGYGDQPLYDLDVTLLDERGERLDAWTRRVGFRTVEADRSADSHGTGFTFVVNGVRIFARGVNWIPDDVLPSRVTPERYRKRLTQAAEANVDLIRIWGGGIYEDHAFYDVCDELGLMVWQDFPFACAAYPEEQPLRGEVEAEARDNVIRLMPHASLVLWNGNNENLWGFRDWDWEQPLAGNSWGEGYYLGMLPRIVAELDPTRPYTAGSPWSGSWDHHPNDPRHGTHHSWEVWNRQDYAEYRADVPRFCAEFGWQAPPALATLHRALPGERLAPDSPGMLHHQKAEGGNGKLNRGIERHFGLPEGNFDRWHFLAQVVQARAVAAGIEHWRASWPVCAGTVLWQLNDCWPVSSWAAIDGDGRLKPLYHELRRLYADRLLSLVPTDDGPVLALDNQSGSDWRTTVHLRRLDAEGTVLHEASVELEAGPRTVTRLTVPSPLLPEKGSFREFLVADADGLRAVYFPVLDKEFAYPVPQYDVRLDPETGTRTGAEAEAGAGRALGAVDIVVTARTLVRDLLLQPDRLGPDAVADRGLITLLPGEEARISVSGWTDPDVATARDALFSVGGSGG, encoded by the coding sequence ATGAAGGACGTCACCCCGCTGAACGAGGGCTGGAGCCTGCGCCACGAGGACGCGCTGCTGCCTGCCCGTGTCCCCGGCTGTGTCCACACCGATCTGCTCGCCGCCCAGGTCATACCCGATCCCTTCATCGGCCACAACGAGACCGAGATCGCCTGGGTGGGACGGCGGGCGTGGTCCTACGTGAGCGAGTTGCACCACAGCAGCGAGCACGAGCGGGCCGAGCTGGTCTTCGAGGGACTCGACACCGCCGCCGAGGTCGTCCTCGCCGGTGAAAGCCTCGGCACCACGCGCAACATGCACCGCGTCCACCGCTTCGACGTCACGGGGCGGGCCGGACGGCTCGAAGTGAGATTCGCATCGGCCTACGACGAGGCGGACCGCGTCCGCGCCCTGACCGCGGAGCGCCCGAACGCCTACCCCGAGCCCTTCCAGTACATCCGCAAGATGGCGTGCAGCTTCGGCTGGGACTGGGGTCCGACCGTCGTGACCGCCGGGATGTGGCGGCCGGTGCGCCTCGAACACTGGTCCACCGCCCGCCTCGCCGAGGTCCGCCCCCTCGTCTCGGTCGACGGTTCCACCGGCCACGTCGAACTGCGGGTACGCACGGAACGCACCGCGAACGGCACCGGCCGGCGGCTGACCCTCCGCGCCACCGTCGCCGGCACGGAGGCGGAGATCGCGTTCGAAGGCGACAGCGCGGTACTGTGCCTGAACGTGGAGAACCCCGCGCCGTGGTGGCCGCGGGGATACGGCGACCAGCCGTTGTACGACCTCGACGTGACGCTGCTCGACGAGCGAGGTGAGCGGCTCGACGCCTGGACGCGCCGCGTCGGCTTCCGCACGGTGGAAGCCGACCGCTCGGCGGATTCCCACGGCACCGGCTTCACCTTCGTCGTCAACGGCGTACGGATCTTCGCGCGCGGGGTCAACTGGATCCCCGACGACGTCCTGCCCTCCCGGGTCACGCCCGAGCGCTACCGGAAGCGACTGACCCAGGCCGCCGAGGCCAACGTCGACCTGATCCGTATCTGGGGCGGAGGCATCTACGAGGACCACGCGTTCTACGACGTGTGCGACGAGCTGGGTCTCATGGTCTGGCAGGACTTCCCGTTCGCGTGCGCCGCCTACCCGGAGGAGCAGCCACTGCGCGGAGAGGTCGAAGCAGAGGCGCGTGACAACGTTATCCGGCTGATGCCACACGCGAGTCTGGTGTTGTGGAACGGCAACAACGAGAACCTCTGGGGGTTCCGGGACTGGGACTGGGAGCAGCCGCTGGCCGGCAATTCCTGGGGCGAGGGCTACTACCTCGGCATGCTGCCCAGGATCGTCGCCGAGCTGGACCCGACGCGCCCGTACACGGCGGGCAGTCCCTGGTCCGGGTCATGGGACCACCATCCCAACGATCCCCGGCACGGTACCCACCACTCGTGGGAGGTGTGGAACCGTCAGGACTACGCCGAGTACCGGGCAGACGTGCCCCGCTTCTGCGCCGAGTTCGGCTGGCAGGCTCCCCCCGCCCTCGCGACGCTCCATCGTGCCCTGCCCGGCGAGCGGCTCGCCCCCGACTCCCCCGGCATGCTGCACCACCAGAAGGCAGAGGGCGGCAACGGCAAACTGAACCGAGGCATCGAGCGTCATTTCGGCCTGCCTGAGGGGAACTTCGACCGGTGGCACTTCCTGGCTCAGGTCGTCCAGGCGCGCGCCGTCGCCGCGGGTATCGAGCACTGGCGGGCAAGTTGGCCGGTGTGTGCAGGCACCGTTCTCTGGCAGCTCAACGACTGCTGGCCGGTCAGCTCGTGGGCCGCCATCGACGGCGACGGCCGGCTCAAGCCGCTCTACCACGAGCTGCGGCGGCTCTACGCGGACCGGCTGCTCTCCCTCGTCCCCACGGATGACGGTCCCGTACTCGCCCTCGACAATCAGTCCGGCTCCGACTGGCGCACGACGGTCCACCTGCGTCGGCTCGACGCGGAGGGAACCGTGCTGCACGAGGCGTCAGTGGAGCTGGAAGCGGGCCCGCGGACGGTCACCAGACTGACGGTGCCGAGCCCGCTGCTGCCGGAAAAGGGCTCCTTCAGGGAATTCCTGGTGGCCGATGCCGACGGACTCCGGGCGGTGTATTTCCCCGTACTCGACAAGGAGTTCGCCTACCCGGTGCCGCAGTACGACGTCCGTCTCGATCCCGAAACCGGCACCCGAACCGGAGCCGAAGCCGAAGCTGGAGCCGGGCGCGCACTTGGTGCAGTCGACATCGTCGTCACGGCACGGACGCTGGTGCGCGATCTCCTGCTCCAGCCCGACCGGCTGGGGCCCGACGCCGTGGCGGACCGCGGCTTGATCACGCTGCTCCCTGGCGAAGAGGCACGGATCTCAGTCAGCGGCTGGACCGACCCCGACGTGGCCACCGCGCGTGATGCCCTGTTCAGCGTGGGAGGGTCGGGAGGGTGA
- a CDS encoding DinB family protein, with protein MIEPNPKVDLLRYLQDGRDALLWKLDGLSEYDVRRPLTPTGTNLLGLVKHLAGVELGYFGDTFGRPFFNEEPPSWWYTEDAELNSDMWATADESREEIVGLYHQAWEHSNTTIETLALDAIGHVPWWPSERREVTLHHILVRVISDTQRHAGHADIVRELIDGSVGYTQSQDSLPSSDQAWWESHRRRLEDVAREVGDN; from the coding sequence GTGATCGAACCGAATCCGAAAGTGGACCTGCTCCGTTACCTGCAAGACGGGCGTGACGCCCTGTTGTGGAAGCTCGATGGGCTCTCGGAATACGACGTCCGTCGCCCGCTGACCCCTACGGGAACGAACCTGTTGGGGCTGGTCAAGCATCTCGCCGGCGTGGAACTGGGTTACTTCGGCGACACGTTCGGGCGGCCGTTCTTCAACGAGGAGCCGCCGTCCTGGTGGTATACGGAGGATGCAGAACTCAACTCGGACATGTGGGCCACCGCAGACGAGTCGCGCGAAGAAATAGTTGGGCTCTATCACCAGGCGTGGGAGCACTCCAACACCACGATCGAGACGCTGGCACTTGACGCGATCGGTCACGTCCCGTGGTGGCCGAGCGAACGACGCGAGGTGACACTGCACCACATCCTGGTGCGCGTGATCTCCGATACCCAGCGGCACGCCGGCCATGCCGACATCGTGCGCGAGCTCATCGACGGAAGTGTCGGGTACACGCAGAGCCAGGACAGTCTCCCATCAAGCGATCAGGCATGGTGGGAGAGCCACCGGCGCCGACTGGAGGACGTGGCGCGAGAAGTCGGCGACAACTGA
- a CDS encoding methyltransferase domain-containing protein, with product MAEHDTDHGYLLDNQQSEAGIRFGALSELFDPVTFRHVDQLGIAAGMRCWEVGAGSPSVPLGLAERVGPTGAVIATDIDVSWTHDISSGAIEVLRHDVAVDPPPPGGFDLVHARLVLVHVTDRAEALRRMVQALRPGGRLLLEDADPGLQPLLCPDESGPEQRLANRLRSGFRSLMAARGADLSYGRTLPRLLREAGLEDVRADAYFPITSPACSVLEAATVRQIRGRLVAEGLATDDEIDRHLANVATGRLDLATAPMISAWGRRP from the coding sequence ATGGCTGAACACGACACGGATCACGGCTACCTGCTGGACAACCAGCAATCGGAGGCAGGAATCCGCTTCGGCGCCCTCAGCGAGTTGTTCGATCCGGTGACGTTCCGGCATGTCGACCAGCTCGGGATCGCCGCCGGCATGCGGTGCTGGGAGGTCGGCGCCGGCTCTCCGTCCGTGCCCCTCGGACTGGCCGAGCGGGTCGGCCCGACGGGTGCGGTGATCGCCACCGACATCGACGTGTCGTGGACCCACGACATCAGCAGTGGCGCGATCGAGGTGCTGCGGCACGACGTGGCGGTCGACCCGCCGCCGCCCGGCGGCTTCGACCTCGTCCACGCCCGGCTCGTCCTGGTACACGTCACCGACCGCGCCGAGGCACTGCGCCGGATGGTCCAGGCGCTGCGACCCGGCGGTCGGCTGCTTCTGGAGGATGCCGATCCGGGGTTGCAGCCGCTGTTGTGTCCGGACGAGTCCGGTCCGGAACAGCGGCTCGCGAACCGGCTGCGATCCGGCTTCCGCAGTTTGATGGCGGCACGAGGCGCGGACCTGTCGTACGGCCGGACCCTCCCCCGGCTGCTGCGTGAGGCCGGTCTCGAAGACGTACGGGCCGACGCCTACTTCCCGATCACCTCGCCGGCCTGCTCCGTTCTCGAGGCTGCGACCGTGCGGCAGATCCGCGGCCGTCTGGTGGCGGAAGGGCTTGCCACCGACGACGAGATCGACCGCCACCTGGCGAATGTCGCCACCGGACGCCTCGATCTCGCGACCGCCCCTATGATCTCGGCGTGGGGGCGCCGTCCGTGA